One Streptococcus sp. zg-86 DNA window includes the following coding sequences:
- a CDS encoding helix-turn-helix domain-containing protein: MWEVLKKHLKAKKLTMVELSKMTGIHRNTIQNMRNERISFRNMVKIADALDVSLDEFRK, from the coding sequence ATGTGGGAAGTGCTAAAAAAACATTTGAAAGCTAAAAAATTGACAATGGTTGAATTATCTAAAATGACAGGCATTCACAGGAACACTATTCAAAACATGCGTAACGAACGAATTTCGTTCAGGAACATGGTGAAAATCGCTGACGCACTAGATGTCAGTTTGGATGAATTTAGAAAATAA
- a CDS encoding AAA family ATPase, producing the protein MKITKATEIERTKNWRVLLYGKPGLGKTSVIKTLKGRTLVLDMDHSSKVLGGAENIDVIEFNRNHPSEFMNVFLKEVDDVLEEYDNLVIDNLTSFQSDWFVEAGRTSKNGISNELQHYNQWTNYFLRVLTAVYSKQINIFVTAWEDTRELSLDTGQLITQYVPQIRSNVLNQLLGLTDVVGRIIINSKTSNRGVVLEGSEGTYAKNRLDGRTACSIEKLFSFEGSDD; encoded by the coding sequence ATGAAGATTACGAAGGCGACAGAAATTGAACGGACCAAAAATTGGCGTGTCTTACTATACGGAAAGCCAGGTCTTGGGAAGACAAGTGTAATTAAAACCTTGAAAGGTAGAACATTAGTCCTTGATATGGACCATTCAAGCAAGGTTCTTGGTGGTGCAGAAAATATTGATGTCATTGAATTTAATCGAAATCATCCTTCTGAGTTTATGAATGTATTTTTAAAAGAGGTTGATGATGTACTGGAAGAATACGATAATCTTGTCATTGATAACCTCACCAGTTTTCAATCTGATTGGTTTGTGGAAGCAGGAAGGACATCGAAGAATGGTATTTCAAACGAGCTACAACATTACAATCAATGGACAAATTATTTTTTGCGAGTATTGACAGCGGTCTATTCTAAGCAAATTAATATATTTGTAACTGCTTGGGAGGATACGAGGGAGTTATCGCTAGATACAGGTCAGTTAATTACACAGTACGTCCCGCAGATTCGGTCTAATGTACTAAATCAACTACTTGGTTTAACAGATGTTGTTGGTCGTATCATTATCAACAGCAAGACAAGTAATCGTGGGGTTGTCTTAGAGGGTTCAGAAGGAACATATGCTAAAAATCGTTTAGATGGTCGTACAGCTTGTTCGATAGAGAAGTTGTTCAGCTTTGAAGGGAGTGATGACTAA